The following coding sequences lie in one Populus trichocarpa isolate Nisqually-1 chromosome 14, P.trichocarpa_v4.1, whole genome shotgun sequence genomic window:
- the LOC7495214 gene encoding uncharacterized protein LOC7495214: protein MAFSLCSTKTLLFLLLISAIPIAFIISMELAKPPTHVYHYHSSGFFRESAKWDDLNRRFLVSFMEGGIGEIAVPEDHGSSLEEAVLKEVTVVKDPDLTGNSSLGIVVDRPRNRLLVAISDVLGNNYNALAAYDLSTWDRLFLTKLGGSDNEKSFADDVAVDAEGNAYVTDAKSNKIWKVGADGKFVSFIRNPHFVAKEWYKNLIGLNGIVYHPDGFLIVIHTFSGMLYKIDIAKEDHEVKLIKVAGGSLAFGDGLELLSPTKLVVAGNPSGRLVESSDRWETASVVAKFKGPAHRLATAATVKDGRVYLNHLLGMGYPKRKHALVEAVFSI from the exons ATGGCCTTTTCACTCTGCTCTACAAAGACCCTCCTCTTTCTCTTGCTCATCTCAGCCATTCCTATTGCCTTTATTATCTCCATGGAGCTCGCCAAGCCGCCAACCCACGTGTACCACTACCACAGCTCAGGATTCTTCCGCGAGAGCGCCAAGTGGGATGATCTAAACCGTCGATTCCTCGTCTCCTTCATGGAAGGTGGCATCGGCGAGATCGCCGTCCCCGAAGATCATGGATCGTCATTGGAAGAGGCTGTTTTAAAGGAAGTCACGGTGGTTAAAGACCCTGACTTGACCGGGAACTCTTCTCTTGGTATCGTGGTTGACCGGCCGAGGAATCGCCTTCTGGTGGCTATTAGTGATGTATTAGGGAACAACTACAACGCCCTCGCTGCTTATGATTTGTCCACGTGGGATCGTTTGTTTCTTACCAAACTTGGTGGCTCAG ACAATGAGAAATCCTTTGCCGATGACGTAGCAGTTGATGCAGAAGGTAATGCCTATGTTACTGATGCCAAATCCAATAAGATTTGGAAGGTTGGGGCGGATGGGAAGTTCGTATCCTTTATCAGAAATCCACACTTCGTTGCGAAAGAGTGGTACAAGAACCTGATTGGGCTAAATGGGATTGTTTACCACCCAGATGGGTTCTTGATTGTCATCCATACCTTTAGTGGCATGTTATATAAGATTGACATAGCCAAGGAAGATCATGAAGTCAAGTTAATTAAAGTAGCCGGAGGCTCACTTGCATTTGGAGATGGTCTAGAACTCTTGTCTCCAACTAAACTTGTAGTTGCCGGAAATCCTTCCGGGAGACTGGTGGAGAGCTCCGATAGGTGGGAGACGGCGTCTGTTGTGGCAAAGTTTAAGGGGCCTGCTCATAGGTTGGCAACAGCAGCAACTGTCAAGGATGGGAGGGTTTATCTTAACCACTTGCTTGGTATGGGATACCCTAAAAGGAAGCATGCTCTTGTCGAGgctgttttttctatttga